Proteins co-encoded in one Streptococcus ruminicola genomic window:
- a CDS encoding MarR family winged helix-turn-helix transcriptional regulator, which translates to MSDFKNTAVKAMVVLRKAYRTIDAKTSESFKEDDLTQTQFGVLDVLYSKGPMKIGELMDSILATSGNMTVVIRNMEKKGWVTRHTCPDDKRAYLVSLTDVGRQVIEHALPLHMAKIEETFSVLTEEEQDQLIRLLKKFKPREHINLQK; encoded by the coding sequence ATGAGCGATTTCAAAAATACCGCTGTAAAAGCCATGGTTGTTTTGCGAAAAGCCTATCGAACAATTGATGCCAAGACTTCAGAATCGTTCAAAGAAGATGACTTGACGCAGACCCAATTTGGTGTTTTGGATGTTCTTTATAGTAAAGGGCCTATGAAAATTGGCGAATTAATGGATAGTATTCTAGCGACTTCAGGCAATATGACGGTAGTAATTCGTAACATGGAGAAAAAAGGATGGGTGACACGCCACACTTGTCCTGACGACAAACGTGCTTATCTGGTTAGTTTGACTGATGTAGGTCGTCAAGTCATTGAGCATGCTTTGCCACTTCACATGGCAAAAATTGAAGAGACTTTTTCAGTTTTAACTGAGGAAGAACAAGATCAATTAATACGACTTCTGAAAAAATTTAAACCGCGTGAGCATATTAATTTACAAAAGTAG
- a CDS encoding NADPH-dependent FMN reductase, whose product MKKILFVVGSLREGSFDQQFAQNAEKALEGKAEVSYLDWSQVPVFSQDLEANTPAAVQAARDAVLAADAIWFFSPVYNFAIPGSVKNLLDWLSRALDLSDPTGPSALNEKVTTVSILANGGHEAVADAYRALFPFIRTKFVDEITTTRVNDSAWADGKFIATDEVLANLDKQAQALLAALD is encoded by the coding sequence ATGAAAAAAATTCTATTTGTTGTTGGTTCATTACGTGAGGGATCTTTTGATCAACAATTTGCTCAAAACGCTGAAAAAGCACTTGAAGGCAAAGCAGAAGTATCATACCTAGACTGGTCACAAGTTCCAGTCTTTTCACAAGATTTGGAAGCTAACACACCAGCTGCTGTGCAAGCTGCACGTGACGCTGTCTTGGCAGCTGATGCTATCTGGTTCTTCTCACCAGTTTATAACTTTGCGATTCCTGGTTCAGTGAAGAACTTGCTTGACTGGTTGAGCCGTGCGCTCGATCTTTCAGACCCAACAGGTCCATCAGCCCTTAATGAAAAAGTGACAACTGTTTCTATCCTTGCAAATGGTGGACACGAAGCTGTAGCCGATGCTTACCGTGCTTTGTTCCCATTCATCCGCACAAAATTTGTTGATGAAATCACAACAACACGTGTGAACGACTCTGCATGGGCAGATGGCAAATTTATCGCAACTGATGAGGTTCTTGCTAACCTTGACAAACAAGCTCAAGCACTTCTTGCTGCGCTTGATTAA
- the def gene encoding peptide deformylase, translated as MSVIEKLAKPSHLINMNDIIREGHPTLRKVCDDVTFPLSDEEIILGEKMMQFLKNSQDPVTAEKMGLRGGVGLAAPQLNVSKRIIAVLVPNMEDKDGNPPKEAYSLQEVMYNPKVVSHSVQDAALADGEGCLSVDRVVEGYVVRHSRVTVEYFDKNGEKHRIKLKGYNSIVVQHEIDHTNGIMFYDRINEKNPFAVKDGMLIVE; from the coding sequence ATGTCAGTTATTGAAAAATTAGCAAAACCAAGTCATTTAATCAATATGAACGATATTATTCGCGAAGGTCATCCAACTTTGCGTAAAGTTTGTGACGATGTCACATTCCCATTATCTGATGAAGAAATCATCTTAGGTGAAAAAATGATGCAGTTCTTGAAAAACTCTCAAGATCCTGTAACAGCTGAAAAAATGGGCTTGCGCGGAGGTGTTGGCTTGGCAGCACCACAATTGAACGTTTCAAAACGTATTATTGCTGTTCTTGTTCCAAACATGGAAGACAAAGATGGTAACCCACCAAAAGAAGCTTACAGCTTACAAGAAGTGATGTACAATCCAAAAGTTGTCTCACACTCTGTTCAAGACGCTGCACTTGCTGATGGTGAAGGATGCTTGTCAGTTGACCGCGTTGTGGAAGGATACGTTGTCCGTCACTCTCGTGTTACTGTTGAATACTTTGATAAAAACGGTGAAAAACACCGCATCAAACTTAAAGGTTACAACTCAATCGTTGTCCAACACGAAATTGACCACACAAATGGTATCATGTTCTACGACCGCATCAACGAAAAGAACCCATTTGCTGTTAAAGATGGTATGCTAATTGTCGAATAA
- a CDS encoding cyclic nucleotide-binding domain-containing protein: MTFVITKEVCVSLEKYIQDYQLEKIFPRHYFDKLQVRELVAGDAICHQGEALTALSYFAKGKLKIVRRLFNGKEHILDIKEKPTLIGDIELLTDQPIVSSVVALEDTLVIQLPLTGIREELLADNDLLLNLSRGLAQSLYEQNIRASTNLNYTLKERLATHILAIEDKGVFKLELTSLADSFSVSYRHLLRVIHEFIDLGIIEKRRPNYYIKDMAQLIDLKITN, translated from the coding sequence ATGACTTTTGTCATAACAAAGGAGGTCTGTGTGTCTTTAGAAAAGTATATCCAAGACTATCAGCTTGAAAAAATCTTTCCGAGACATTATTTTGATAAATTGCAAGTCCGCGAATTAGTTGCTGGAGATGCCATTTGTCACCAAGGAGAAGCTTTGACAGCACTCTCTTATTTTGCAAAAGGAAAATTAAAAATTGTTCGTCGCTTATTTAACGGAAAAGAGCATATTTTAGATATCAAAGAAAAACCTACGCTTATCGGAGATATTGAATTATTAACTGATCAGCCAATCGTGTCTTCAGTTGTCGCTCTTGAGGATACATTAGTCATCCAACTCCCTTTAACTGGGATTCGCGAGGAATTATTAGCTGATAATGATTTGCTTCTAAATCTTAGTAGAGGACTCGCTCAATCACTTTATGAGCAAAATATCCGTGCTTCTACGAATTTGAATTACACACTTAAAGAACGTCTAGCCACTCACATCTTGGCGATTGAAGACAAAGGCGTCTTCAAGTTAGAATTGACTAGCCTTGCTGATTCATTCAGCGTTAGCTACCGTCATTTACTTCGTGTGATTCATGAATTTATCGATTTAGGCATTATTGAAAAACGTCGCCCTAACTATTATATCAAAGATATGGCACAACTCATCGACTTGAAGATCACTAACTAA
- a CDS encoding MFS transporter, translating into MKTFLEKFSLLSLSLMLVSTLSPSTALPQMITTFHQQGYAASQVEFLFSLSSFAILAMLLLNPIIERLISERLSIILGLLLIAFGGSMPVVFQTYSLVFVSRILLGIGIGLINSRAISIISETYAGREQAQMLGLRGSFEIIGNALLTMIVGFIVVLGWSWTFSVYLFALPILAVYLIFAPKPKVEVEELQQDETRAKFRKEDILYIVGLSLLAGFVININSANSLRIPVIVDQLHLGSPRQASLILSGMMLMGILSGICFEGLLGRFSKNLITISMIPFALGLFMVGFANNLWVMLIGAMLSGFWYSIVVTCVFSDVSTNVSPQLIGNATTLILIFCNLGGASAAIVLNLFSKFSPQPGFAFIIYAVISLVICLGLIIKTRFLTKK; encoded by the coding sequence ATGAAAACATTTTTGGAGAAATTTAGTCTCCTATCTCTATCTTTGATGCTGGTTTCGACGTTATCTCCGTCGACAGCATTACCCCAAATGATTACAACATTTCATCAGCAAGGATACGCTGCTAGTCAGGTGGAATTTCTATTTTCACTATCATCTTTTGCGATTCTTGCCATGTTGTTACTAAATCCAATTATCGAACGTCTAATCTCTGAACGTCTCAGTATCATCTTAGGTCTTCTTTTGATTGCCTTTGGTGGTAGTATGCCAGTCGTTTTTCAGACATATTCATTAGTTTTTGTATCACGTATTTTGCTTGGTATCGGGATTGGTTTGATCAATTCTCGTGCCATCAGTATTATCAGTGAGACTTATGCTGGACGTGAGCAAGCACAGATGCTCGGTCTTCGTGGTTCTTTTGAAATTATTGGTAATGCCTTGTTGACCATGATTGTTGGTTTCATTGTTGTTCTTGGCTGGTCATGGACATTTAGTGTTTACTTATTTGCTTTGCCAATTCTTGCTGTTTACCTCATTTTTGCACCAAAACCTAAGGTTGAAGTAGAAGAACTACAACAAGATGAGACTCGTGCTAAATTTAGAAAAGAAGATATCTTGTATATCGTCGGACTATCTTTATTGGCAGGTTTTGTTATTAACATCAATAGTGCGAACAGCCTTCGAATCCCAGTTATTGTTGACCAATTGCATCTTGGAAGTCCTCGTCAAGCCAGCTTAATCTTGAGTGGCATGATGCTTATGGGAATTCTTTCAGGAATTTGTTTTGAAGGTTTGCTTGGACGCTTTAGCAAAAACTTGATTACCATTTCAATGATTCCATTTGCTCTTGGACTATTTATGGTAGGTTTTGCTAACAATCTTTGGGTGATGCTAATCGGTGCAATGCTATCAGGCTTCTGGTACAGTATTGTGGTTACCTGCGTCTTTAGTGATGTTTCAACTAACGTTTCACCGCAATTAATCGGAAATGCGACTACGCTTATCTTGATTTTCTGTAATCTTGGTGGGGCAAGCGCAGCAATTGTTTTGAACCTCTTCTCAAAATTTAGCCCACAACCAGGCTTTGCCTTTATCATTTACGCTGTTATCAGCTTGGTTATTTGCCTAGGTTTGATTATTAAAACACGCTTTTTAACAAAAAAATAG
- a CDS encoding YdcP family protein, with product MELKFVIPNMEKTFGNLEFAGEDKVVQRRINGRLTVLSRSYNLYSDVQRADDIVVVLPAEAGEKHFGFEERVKLVNPRITAEGYKIGTRGFTNYLLHADDMIKE from the coding sequence ATGGAACTTAAATTTGTGATTCCCAACATGGAAAAAACATTCGGCAATTTAGAATTTGCTGGCGAGGATAAAGTCGTTCAGCGAAGAATCAACGGACGGCTAACTGTCTTATCAAGAAGCTATAATCTCTATTCTGATGTTCAAAGAGCAGATGATATTGTGGTGGTGCTTCCTGCTGAAGCTGGCGAAAAACATTTCGGCTTTGAGGAACGTGTGAAGTTAGTCAATCCACGTATTACCGCAGAGGGCTACAAAATCGGCACTCGTGGTTTTACAAATTACCTTTTACATGCTGACGACATGATAAAAGAATAA
- a CDS encoding YdcP family protein encodes MMRLANGIVLDKDTTFGELKFSALRREVRIQNEDGSVSDEIKERTYDLKSKGQGRMIQVSIPASVPLKEFDYNARVELINPIADTVATATYQGADVDWYIKADDIVLTKDSSSFKAQPQAKKEPTQDK; translated from the coding sequence ATGATGAGATTAGCAAATGGCATTGTATTAGATAAAGACACGACTTTTGGAGAATTGAAATTCTCTGCTCTACGTCGTGAAGTGAGAATCCAAAATGAAGACGGGTCGGTTTCAGATGAAATCAAGGAACGTACCTATGACTTAAAATCCAAAGGACAAGGACGCATGATTCAAGTAAGTATTCCTGCCAGCGTGCCTTTGAAAGAGTTTGATTATAACGCACGGGTGGAACTTATCAATCCCATTGCGGACACCGTTGCTACTGCCACCTATCAAGGAGCAGATGTTGACTGGTATATCAAGGCAGACGATATTGTGCTGACAAAGGATTCTAGTTCATTCAAAGCTCAACCACAAGCAAAGAAAGAACCGACACAAGACAAATAG
- a CDS encoding FtsK/SpoIIIE domain-containing protein, producing the protein MKQRGKRIRPSGKDLVFHFTIASLLPVFLLVVGLFHVKTIQQINWQDFNLSQADKIDIPYLIISFSVAILICLLVAFVFKRVRYDTVKQLYHRQKLAKMILENKWYESEQVKTEGFFKDSAGRTKEKITYFPKMYYRLKNGLIQIRVEITLGKYQDQLLHLEKKLESGLYCELTDKELKDSYVEYTLLYDTIASRISIDEVEAKDGKLRLMKNVWWEYDKLPHMLIAGGTGGGKTYFILTLIEALLHTDSKLYILDPKNADLADLGSVMANVYYRKEDLLSCIETFYEEMMKRSEEMKQMKNYKTGKNYAYLGLPAHFLIFDEYVAFMEMLGTKENTAVMNKLKQIVMLGRQAGFFLILACQRPDVKYLGDGIRDQFNFRVALGRMSEMGYGMMFGSDVQKDFFLKRIKGRGYVDVGTSVISEFYTPLVPKGYDFLEEIKKLSNSRQSTQATCEAEVAGVD; encoded by the coding sequence ATGAAACAGCGTGGTAAAAGGATTCGCCCATCTGGTAAAGATTTAGTCTTTCATTTTACGATAGCGTCACTCCTGCCTGTTTTCCTGCTGGTTGTCGGACTGTTTCATGTGAAGACAATCCAGCAGATCAACTGGCAGGATTTTAACCTATCACAAGCAGATAAGATTGACATTCCCTATTTAATTATCAGTTTCAGTGTCGCAATTCTTATCTGCTTGCTGGTAGCGTTTGTATTCAAACGGGTTCGCTATGATACGGTTAAACAACTTTACCACCGTCAAAAACTGGCAAAGATGATACTTGAAAACAAGTGGTATGAATCTGAACAGGTCAAAACAGAGGGTTTCTTTAAAGATAGTGCTGGTCGTACAAAGGAAAAGATAACCTACTTCCCTAAAATGTATTATCGACTTAAAAATGGCTTGATACAGATACGGGTGGAAATCACGCTGGGAAAATATCAAGACCAACTCTTACACTTGGAAAAGAAATTAGAGAGTGGCTTGTACTGTGAGCTGACGGATAAAGAGTTAAAGGATTCCTATGTGGAATATACTTTGCTCTATGACACCATAGCCAGTCGTATTTCTATTGATGAAGTAGAAGCTAAAGATGGTAAACTTCGCTTAATGAAAAACGTATGGTGGGAATATGATAAGCTCCCTCATATGTTGATTGCTGGTGGTACAGGTGGCGGTAAAACTTACTTTATACTGACACTGATTGAAGCCTTGCTTCATACAGATTCAAAACTGTATATTCTTGACCCGAAAAATGCTGATCTTGCGGACTTAGGTTCTGTGATGGCAAATGTCTACTATAGAAAAGAAGACTTGCTTTCTTGCATTGAAACATTCTATGAAGAAATGATGAAACGTAGTGAGGAAATGAAGCAGATGAAGAACTATAAGACTGGCAAAAATTATGCTTACTTAGGTCTCCCGGCACACTTCTTAATCTTTGATGAATACGTCGCTTTCATGGAAATGCTGGGAACAAAAGAAAACACCGCAGTTATGAATAAGCTGAAACAGATTGTCATGTTAGGTCGTCAAGCTGGCTTCTTTCTAATACTGGCTTGTCAACGTCCAGACGTAAAATATTTAGGCGACGGAATCCGTGATCAGTTTAATTTCAGAGTGGCTTTAGGTCGTATGTCTGAAATGGGCTATGGCATGATGTTTGGCAGTGACGTACAAAAGGATTTCTTCTTAAAGCGAATCAAAGGTCGTGGCTATGTTGATGTAGGAACAAGTGTCATATCAGAGTTTTATACTCCCCTTGTACCAAAAGGATATGATTTCTTGGAGGAAATTAAAAAGTTATCCAACAGCAGACAGTCCACGCAGGCGACGTGCGAAGCGGAAGTCGCAGGTGTGGACTGA
- the mobT gene encoding MobT family relaxase, with protein MEGFLLNEQTWLQHLKEKRLAYGLSQNRLAVATGITRQYLSDIETGKVKPSEDLQQSLWEALERFNPDAPLEMLFDYVRIRFPTTDVQQVVENILQLKLSYFLHEDYGFYSYSEHYALGDIFVLCSHELDKGVLVELKGRGCRQFESYLLAQQRSWYEFFMDVLVAGGVMKRLDLAINDKTGILNIPVLTEKCQQEECISVFRSFKSYRSGELVRKEEKECMGNTLYIGSLQSEVYFCIYEKDYEQYKKNDIPIEDAEVKNRFEIRLKNERAYYAVRDLLVYDNPEHTAFKIINRYIRFVDKDDSKPRSDWKLNEEWAWFIGNNRERLKLTTKPEPYSFQRTLNWLSHQVAPTLKVAIKLDEINQTQVVKDILDHAKLTDRHKQILKQQSVKEQDVITTKK; from the coding sequence TTGGAGGGATTTTTACTGAATGAACAAACTTGGTTACAGCATTTAAAAGAAAAACGCTTGGCTTATGGACTATCTCAAAACCGTTTAGCTGTTGCGACTGGTATTACAAGGCAGTATCTAAGCGATATTGAAACAGGAAAAGTCAAGCCATCAGAGGATTTACAGCAGTCCCTTTGGGAAGCTCTGGAACGCTTCAATCCCGACGCTCCCCTTGAAATGCTGTTTGATTATGTAAGAATTCGCTTTCCGACAACAGACGTACAGCAGGTGGTCGAAAACATCTTACAACTGAAACTGTCCTATTTTCTTCATGAGGACTATGGTTTCTATTCTTATTCAGAGCATTATGCTTTAGGCGACATATTCGTCCTTTGCTCCCATGAACTGGACAAAGGAGTTCTGGTGGAATTGAAAGGTCGTGGGTGCAGACAATTTGAAAGCTATCTTCTGGCACAACAAAGAAGCTGGTATGAGTTCTTTATGGACGTTTTGGTGGCTGGCGGTGTGATGAAACGCCTTGACCTTGCCATTAACGATAAGACAGGGATTTTAAATATCCCTGTACTCACTGAAAAGTGCCAACAGGAAGAATGTATCTCCGTCTTCCGCAGTTTTAAAAGCTATCGCAGTGGCGAACTGGTACGCAAAGAGGAAAAGGAATGTATGGGAAACACCCTCTATATCGGTTCATTACAAAGTGAAGTTTATTTCTGTATCTATGAAAAGGACTACGAGCAGTACAAGAAAAATGATATTCCCATTGAAGACGCAGAAGTAAAAAACCGTTTTGAGATTCGATTGAAAAATGAGCGTGCCTATTATGCAGTCCGTGATTTACTCGTCTATGACAATCCAGAGCATACCGCCTTTAAAATTATCAATCGGTATATCCGTTTTGTAGATAAAGACGATTCCAAACCTCGTTCTGATTGGAAACTGAATGAAGAATGGGCTTGGTTTATTGGGAACAATCGTGAACGATTAAAACTAACCACAAAACCAGAGCCTTACTCCTTCCAAAGGACGCTGAACTGGCTATCTCATCAAGTTGCCCCGACCTTAAAGGTTGCGATTAAACTTGATGAAATCAACCAGACGCAGGTTGTAAAAGACATTCTCGACCATGCGAAACTGACAGACCGACACAAGCAGATTTTGAAGCAACAGTCAGTAAAAGAACAGGACGTGATAACAACAAAAAAATAA
- a CDS encoding antirestriction protein ArdA: MDDMQVYIANLGKYNEGELVGAWFTFPIDFEEVKEKIGLNDEYEEYAIHDYELPFTVDEYTSIGELNRLWEMVSELPEELQSELSALLTHFSSIEELSEHQEDIIIHSDCDDMYDVARYYIEETGALGEVPASLQNYIDYQAYGRDLDLSGTFISTNHGIFEIVY, translated from the coding sequence ATGGACGATATGCAAGTCTATATTGCGAATTTAGGCAAATACAATGAGGGCGAATTGGTCGGTGCGTGGTTTACCTTTCCCATTGACTTTGAGGAAGTCAAAGAGAAAATCGGCTTGAATGATGAATATGAGGAATACGCCATTCATGACTACGAGTTACCCTTTACGGTTGACGAATACACTTCCATTGGCGAACTCAATCGACTATGGGAAATGGTATCGGAATTACCCGAAGAATTACAATCGGAGCTATCTGCTCTGCTCACTCATTTTTCAAGCATTGAAGAACTAAGCGAACATCAAGAGGATATTATCATTCATTCCGATTGTGATGATATGTATGACGTGGCACGCTACTACATTGAAGAAACGGGTGCTTTAGGCGAAGTACCAGCTAGTCTTCAAAACTATATTGATTATCAAGCCTATGGTCGGGATTTAGACCTTTCAGGAACGTTTATCTCAACCAATCATGGGATTTTTGAAATCGTCTATTAA
- a CDS encoding conjugal transfer protein, whose protein sequence is MKKIRSYTSIWSVEKVLYSINDFRLPFPITFTQMTWFVVSLFAVMILGNLPPLSMIEGAFLKYFGIPVAFTWFMSTKTFDGKKPYGFLKSVIAYALRPKLTYAGKKVTLGRNQPQEAITAVRSEFYGISN, encoded by the coding sequence ATGAAGAAAATACGAAGCTATACCAGTATCTGGTCTGTGGAAAAGGTACTGTATTCTATCAATGATTTTAGACTTCCGTTTCCCATAACCTTTACGCAAATGACATGGTTTGTCGTGTCACTCTTTGCAGTGATGATACTTGGCAACTTGCCCCCTCTTTCCATGATAGAGGGAGCATTTCTCAAATACTTTGGGATTCCTGTGGCTTTCACATGGTTTATGTCTACAAAAACTTTTGATGGTAAAAAGCCTTATGGATTTTTGAAGTCTGTCATTGCTTATGCACTGCGACCAAAGCTGACCTATGCAGGAAAAAAAGTAACGCTTGGCAGAAACCAGCCACAAGAAGCCATTACAGCAGTTAGGAGTGAATTTTATGGCATATCCAATTAA
- a CDS encoding ATP-binding protein, with protein sequence MAYPIKYIENNLVWNKDGECYAYYELVPYNYSFLSPEQKIQVHDSFRQLIAQNRDGKIHALQISTESSIRSAQERSKNEVTGKLKAVAYDKIDQQTDALISMIGENQVNYRFFIGFKLLLNDQEFSMKSLTVEAKNALSDFVYDVNHKLMGDFVSMSNDEILRFQKMEKLLENKISRRFKIRRLDKDDFGYLIEHLYGQTGTAYEEYEYHLSKKKLDNETLIKYYDLIKPTRCLVEEKQRYLKIQQEDETVYVAYFTINSIVGELDFPSSEIFYYQQQQFTFPIDTSMNVEIVANRKALSTVRNKKKELKDLDNHAWQSDNETSSNVAEALESVNELETNLDQSKESMYKLSYVVRVSANDLDELKRRCNEVKDFYDDLSVKLVRPFGDMLGLHEEFLPASKRYMNDYIQYVTSDFLAGLGFGATQMLGENEGIYVGYSLDTGRNVYLKPALASQGVKGSVTNALASAFVGSLGGGKSFANNLIVYYAVLYGAQAVIVDPKAERGRWKETLPEISHEINIVTLTSDEKNKGLLDPYVIMKNPKDSESLAIDILTFLTGISSRDGERFPILRKAIRAVTNSEVRGLMKVIEELRVENTPLSTSIADHIESFTDYDFAHLLFSNGYVEQSISLEKQLNIIQVADLVLPDKETSFEEYTTMELLSVAMLIVISTFALDFIHTDRSIFKIVDLDEAWSFLQVAQGKTLSMKLVRAGRAMNAGVYFVTQNTDDLLDEKLKNNLGLKFAFRSTDLNEIKKTLAFFGVDPEDENNQKRLRDLENGQCLISDLYGRVGVIQFHPVFEELLHAFDTRPPVRKEV encoded by the coding sequence ATGGCATATCCAATTAAATACATTGAAAACAATCTCGTCTGGAATAAAGACGGGGAATGTTATGCTTACTATGAGCTTGTTCCTTACAATTACTCATTTCTAAGTCCAGAACAGAAAATACAAGTGCATGATTCTTTCAGACAGCTTATCGCACAAAATCGTGATGGCAAAATTCATGCTTTACAAATCAGTACAGAATCCAGCATACGTTCTGCACAAGAGCGTTCCAAAAATGAAGTCACTGGCAAGCTCAAAGCGGTTGCCTATGACAAAATCGACCAACAGACAGACGCTTTAATATCCATGATTGGCGAAAATCAAGTGAACTACCGTTTCTTTATCGGCTTTAAGTTGCTTCTCAACGATCAGGAGTTTTCTATGAAAAGTCTTACCGTTGAAGCAAAAAATGCTTTGTCTGATTTTGTCTATGATGTGAACCATAAGCTGATGGGCGATTTTGTTAGTATGAGTAATGATGAAATCCTGCGTTTTCAGAAGATGGAAAAGCTCTTAGAAAATAAAATCTCTCGTCGTTTCAAAATCCGCAGGTTAGATAAGGACGACTTCGGCTATCTGATTGAACACCTTTACGGACAGACAGGCACTGCCTATGAAGAGTATGAGTACCATCTATCAAAGAAAAAGCTGGATAATGAAACGCTGATTAAATACTATGACTTGATTAAGCCTACTCGCTGTTTGGTGGAAGAAAAACAGCGATATTTGAAAATCCAGCAGGAAGATGAAACCGTCTATGTAGCTTACTTTACCATTAACAGCATTGTCGGAGAACTGGACTTCCCGTCCTCTGAAATCTTCTACTACCAGCAACAGCAATTTACATTCCCGATTGATACGTCAATGAATGTGGAAATTGTAGCGAATCGTAAAGCCCTATCTACTGTCCGCAATAAAAAGAAAGAACTGAAAGACTTGGATAACCACGCTTGGCAAAGTGATAATGAAACCAGCTCCAATGTGGCGGAAGCTCTGGAAAGTGTGAATGAGCTGGAAACCAATTTAGACCAAAGCAAGGAATCTATGTACAAGCTGTCTTATGTGGTAAGGGTATCAGCAAATGATCTTGACGAACTCAAACGTCGTTGTAATGAAGTGAAAGATTTTTATGACGATTTAAGCGTAAAACTGGTACGACCATTTGGGGATATGCTCGGCTTACATGAAGAATTTTTACCTGCCAGCAAGCGTTATATGAATGATTATATTCAATACGTGACCTCTGATTTCCTCGCTGGTTTAGGTTTTGGTGCTACTCAAATGCTGGGGGAAAATGAGGGGATTTATGTTGGCTACAGCTTAGATACTGGACGCAATGTCTATCTGAAACCTGCTCTTGCCAGTCAAGGGGTTAAGGGTTCAGTAACCAATGCGTTAGCGTCGGCTTTTGTTGGTTCGCTGGGTGGTGGTAAATCCTTTGCGAATAACCTTATCGTCTATTATGCGGTGCTTTATGGGGCACAAGCAGTGATTGTAGACCCAAAAGCAGAACGTGGCAGATGGAAAGAAACCTTGCCAGAGATTTCCCATGAAATCAATATCGTCACTCTGACTTCTGATGAGAAAAACAAAGGCTTACTTGACCCTTATGTGATTATGAAAAATCCCAAAGATTCTGAATCACTGGCTATTGATATTCTGACATTCCTTACGGGGATTTCCTCTCGTGATGGGGAACGCTTCCCAATCCTTAGAAAAGCCATTCGTGCAGTAACCAATAGTGAAGTACGAGGGTTGATGAAAGTGATTGAGGAATTACGGGTTGAGAATACGCCACTAAGTACCAGTATAGCCGACCATATCGAAAGTTTTACAGACTATGACTTTGCACATTTATTATTCAGTAATGGTTATGTGGAGCAGTCTATCAGCTTAGAAAAACAACTGAACATTATACAGGTTGCGGACTTGGTACTTCCCGACAAGGAAACTTCCTTTGAGGAATATACCACTATGGAGCTTTTATCCGTTGCTATGCTGATTGTCATTAGTACCTTTGCTTTAGACTTTATCCATACAGACCGAAGCATTTTCAAGATTGTAGATTTAGACGAAGCATGGAGCTTTTTACAGGTAGCACAAGGAAAAACACTATCTATGAAGCTGGTTCGGGCTGGTCGTGCTATGAACGCTGGGGTATATTTCGTGACCCAAAATACAGACGACCTCTTAGATGAAAAACTGAAAAATAACCTCGGCTTAAAATTTGCATTTCGTTCCACTGACCTTAACGAGATTAAAAAGACCTTAGCCTTTTTTGGTGTAGACCCAGAGGACGAAAACAATCAGAAGCGATTGCGTGATTTGGAAAACGGGCAATGCCTTATCAGTGATTTATATGGTCGTGTCGGTGTGATACAGTTCCACCCTGTATTTGAAGAACTGCTCCATGCCTTTGATACCAGACCACCTGTGCGAAAAGAGGTGTAA